In Desulfomonile tiedjei DSM 6799, a genomic segment contains:
- a CDS encoding two-component system sensor histidine kinase NtrB has translation MDLADVLDRYHKQIVETWAYHMLNDQSSRYSDEPAEELTTLIDYATSCFRKALVDDQWTDLGQFINFIAHKRLHGGFTLSEVQRAFEQYRATVIPLLVANIQPPFLMQTLLRLHQIMVSTVTRFSAYFQDLHEELLRNQAKFLEQEVADRTRKLAESERKYKILVEDINDGYFVLVDGTIVYANNAFAQMHGYESHDILGRHYLDFVAPESSAAVRTAYSGSRDGTVLASRLEYLRLHRDGRQLPTEIMAKLTSYGGESANIGICRDISERVELERKTREAEKLNALAKFTASLAHEVNNPLTAIKMNVQMFSESQLPEKDRGKLLSTTLHEIEQIRRCITEMMNLTIPFRLNCRFVSLRDLVEGCLRIVEQRIAYQGVRVLCRLSGKVTEVWVDPERMEQALINLLLNALEALPKQGRIFVSSRASWEKGQPSIHIRIADNGPGIPKEKRPYVFDPFFSQKAGGIGLGLGNVKKIVEAHGGRVEVTERIPQGIAFTLVLPQK, from the coding sequence GTGGATCTCGCCGACGTTCTCGACCGATATCACAAGCAGATCGTGGAGACCTGGGCATACCATATGCTCAACGACCAATCTTCACGATATTCGGACGAACCGGCAGAAGAGCTCACAACGCTGATCGATTATGCTACCAGTTGCTTTCGGAAAGCACTGGTGGACGACCAATGGACCGATCTCGGTCAATTCATCAACTTCATCGCGCATAAAAGACTTCACGGCGGGTTTACGCTTTCGGAAGTCCAACGGGCCTTCGAACAATATCGCGCTACCGTGATCCCTTTGCTGGTTGCGAACATCCAGCCCCCTTTCTTAATGCAGACTCTCCTTCGTCTCCACCAGATTATGGTCTCTACAGTCACCCGTTTCAGCGCATATTTTCAGGATCTTCACGAAGAACTTCTTCGTAATCAAGCCAAGTTCCTGGAACAGGAGGTAGCGGACAGGACGCGAAAGCTTGCGGAGTCTGAACGGAAATACAAGATACTCGTAGAGGATATCAATGACGGTTACTTTGTCCTGGTCGATGGGACGATAGTCTATGCGAACAATGCATTTGCACAGATGCACGGATATGAATCGCATGACATTTTGGGACGACATTATCTCGATTTTGTCGCCCCCGAGTCGAGTGCAGCGGTCAGAACCGCGTATTCCGGCAGTCGCGACGGTACGGTTTTGGCGTCTCGGCTCGAATACCTGCGTCTACACCGTGACGGTCGGCAGCTTCCGACCGAAATAATGGCAAAGCTTACTTCGTACGGGGGTGAATCAGCCAATATCGGTATCTGCCGGGATATCAGCGAGCGAGTTGAGCTTGAAAGAAAGACCCGAGAGGCGGAGAAGCTTAACGCACTGGCCAAATTCACTGCCTCGTTGGCTCATGAGGTCAATAACCCTCTGACAGCGATCAAGATGAATGTTCAGATGTTTTCGGAAAGTCAGTTACCGGAGAAAGACCGCGGGAAGCTTCTGTCAACAACGCTCCACGAGATAGAGCAGATCAGAAGGTGCATCACGGAAATGATGAACCTCACCATCCCGTTTCGTTTGAATTGCCGCTTTGTCAGTCTTAGAGACCTTGTTGAAGGGTGTCTCCGAATAGTGGAGCAGAGAATTGCCTACCAGGGAGTAAGAGTCTTATGCCGGCTCAGTGGAAAGGTGACAGAAGTGTGGGTGGATCCCGAGAGAATGGAGCAGGCCTTGATCAACCTGCTGCTCAATGCGCTCGAAGCACTCCCGAAGCAAGGGCGTATATTCGTCAGTTCCAGAGCTTCATGGGAAAAAGGTCAACCGAGCATCCACATACGAATTGCCGACAACGGCCCCGGTATTCCCAAAGAGAAGCGGCCGTATGTTTTTGATCCTTTTTTCAGTCAAAAAGCGGGAGGCATCGGTTTAGGGCTAGGAAACGTCAAGAAAATCGTGGAGGCTCACGGGGGTCGTGTAGAAGTTACGGAGCGGATACCTCAAGGTATTGCCTTCACGCTGGTGCTGCCGCAGAAATGA